The genomic DNA CGCTCCTCGTAACTCCTTGAGAATAAACGACGAAGTCATCTTGCACAACCACTTCCCGACAACCCGACCAGAGAAACGATTTTCTCCCCTGATTTCCCGGCACCGGACGAGGGTGACGGGTTTGCAGTAAAACCGGATACCTGGCGTCGAGCCGCAACAACTTCGAATCCGGTTTTCGGACGCCGGTTCGGTTCCCAAAACGGGAATCGAATTGCCGCCCGGATAGGCTTACTGCAGCCCATACTTTTTCTTGAAATCCCCAATCCAGTCTTCGTGTCCGCCCGATTCTTGTATGGCCTCAACAACCATTTGAATGGTCAATCTGCCAACTCGATGACGTAGGTTCTGCGGGATCGCCTCATAAAGAAACGGCCACAACCCGCCGTGCGCCATCCCATCATCCGTTGACCTCAAAAAAGCCGGGTTCCTTGCATCGTGCAGCAATATGAATGACCCTTGCTTGGCAAAGGCAAACATCGCCTCACGAAAAAATTGGTAGTAGTTCGCAAACGGACAGATTGCCCCTTTGACAATAGCCGCCTCAGAAAAACCAAGTTCATCCAAGCGCTGCCAATATTTCCTGCCGATATGGTGCAAGTAACATTCGCCAAGCCTGTCTGGATATGGATTCCGACCCTCGCAATCACCGCCAGCAAAAACGGAGCAACCACCAAACTCTCGTTCCACCAGTTTTGCTTCAATAAAGAGGCTGTTGCATGAGCCTGACAGAATGATGTCGATTGAAGTGGGCTGGCCATTGTCTTCGTTAAAGACTGATCGGTCGTCGTGTTCAAAAACCGCCTCGACGTCCCCTCCTGGCCATTCGACACCGAGCCTTTCAATCGCAATCTTCAACGGTCCGAGATCGTTGCGCACAATCAGGGGGCCAATCAGATTGAAGGCCATCGCCTGACTGCTTAGTCCGTGATGCAGGTATTTGTGCAGAGGGAACGAATCCTCGCCGAGATGTCTCTCCTGTTCTTGGCGGATGTAATCCGCGACATCTTCACAAATGAGGTTCATGGGCCAAAGATCATGACGTGCGAGACAGTACCCCATCCTGGGATGGGTTTCGCATCCTCGCTCGCTGAACCATTGTTCCGCAGCCTTACGCAGAGATGCCTCGAAACTCTTGTATCGTGTGTAAGGCCAAGTTCTGGCCAATTGCCGACTATTGGTGTTTTTCATGAAAGCGGTCCTTGCTTGCCAATCAGCCTTTCAATCAGTTCCAAAGCATCCACCGGCCAGAAGCACTCGGGTCGCGGGCGGTTGACGCCGGGATGTCCAGCCTTGGGGCGGCAGTTCAGTACCTGGGCGACCCACTGGGCGGGTATGGCGTCCAGGCCGTACACCGCGCCAAGTAGCGCCCCACAAATGGCTGCGTTTGTATCGGTGTCGCCACCCCGCATGACCGTATCGACGACGCCCGCTTCAAAGCTCGGGGCATTGAGCAGTTGCCACAGGGCATTTCTGAACGCGATCAACACCCAGCCCTGTTGCTGGACGTAGTCAGCAGGTGGAGCTTCGGCGGCTCCTTGGATAGTGTCCATAAGAGCCGGGTCGACTGCCAGGTCGGCAGCCCACTGTTTGATATTCTTGTAGAGCTTCCCGGCCTCGCAGCCCGAGGCAATGGCGTGGGCAATCGCCATGGTAAAAAGCGAGTTCGCCTGAAGGCACACCGGATTTGGATGCGTCAGGGCGGCGTCCTGCTTGGCCCAGTCGCACACAGTTTCCAATGGGTAGTTGGCTCCGAAGATGCCCAAGGGGCTGATCCGCATCATGGCCCCGTTGGCCTGACTGTCGGGGTTCGGACATCCTCGCAATCCAGTGGCGATGGTCATACCGCAGTCAAAGGGATCGGAGTCGAGCCAGAATTGATATGCCTGAAGCGCGGCATTGGGATCATAGGCTCCACGCTCTATCAGCATCCGGGCCAGCAGCAGCGCCATCTCCGAGTCATCGGTCGGCTGACCGGCAATGGTGTTCCATGTGCCGCCATCGGCCAGTTCCCGCACGCCTTCCGGGTAGCTGCGGCGGATCTCCTCCGGCGACTGGAACTCGACCAGGCTGCCAAGGGCGTCTCCGGCAAGCTGGCCAATTAGGCAGCCTTGGGCACGGACCAAAGTTGTGGAGTTCTCGTCTGGGTACACCGTCATCATGATTCGTCCAATATGACTGTACGGATAACTCTTTCTATGTCCTGAGAGGATATCCCTCCACGCGCTGATTCGCTCGTGACGATCAGTGTACCGTTTTCACCCTCTCCTTCTTCATGCGGCAGGATGCCGTTATCTTTATACCAATTGAGCTTCTCTTCCCAGCGCCTACGATAACTCGGAACATGCAGCATGCCGCAGTGTTCCCAATAAAATGTTCTGCCCGATTCGATATCCTCAATAGTGAAATCGGGATATTTTGTGGCGCTGCCGATGGTCAAAGGATGCTCGTACATGTACTCGACCTTCAAGGCGGAAAGTCTGTCAGCGATGATCACTTCAGACTTTGACCGAACCATTTCACCGCGTGCTGTTCTGTGGATCAGATTTTCTTCGAAGAATCGTCCGTCAATATAAATCGGAGATGGCGCTTCAAAAAGATTTGTCAGTCTGCGGGCCGTCTCGGACCTGTCGTCTGACGAATACTTGCGCAGATCGCCTCTGGCTCCTTGATGCAGAATAACCACTCGATTCTTCTGCCGAGTCAGGGCCGTGTAGAGCAGCTCCCTGGAAAGCAGGCGACACGGATTTGGCATAACCAGAATAACGGTGCCAAACTCGCTGCCTTGAGACTTATGCACGGTGAGCGCATAAGCCAACTCCAACACCGGATTTGCTTCTTCACCGAAATCCTTAGCCGTAAAGTCGTATTTGAAATTCGGCTGGGAGGAGAATTCAACCTCGAGTTTCCAACGCAGATCTGGCAGACCCTTTTTCCAAAAAAAACCGACGGCCATCCCGATCTCGCCGTTTGCAATGTATGGATTGTCCTTTTCCGGATAGACCTTCCGGTGGCGGTTCCATGGCATTTTAGGATCGGTATTCGCCAAGTTGATAACCTTGTCGCCATAGACTATCTCTTCTGGTCCCATCGGCTTGGGGTATTTCCGCCATCTGGCGACTCTGGATGCATCGATTAACTCTTGCCTGAACTGTTTGTGAATTAAACGATTGATGTCGGGAACGCCGTGCGCCCCTGAACGAACGGGTGAAAGTATTTGCCAGCCCTCGGACTGTTCGGCTGAACCGAAGTTAAAAAATCGCATCCCATTCCAGTCTTTCCCGCCCAAGGACTCGTCAAACTTCAGAATGTCATCCGGGCCATCAAGACCAAGTTCATCAACGAGAACGGAAACCAGATTCTCCCTAAGTTCGTCCGAGGAATCCCACTGAACAAAGCGGACATGCTTGCTCTTTCCGGATTTGACGACTTTGTCGAAAACATCGTCCTCACCCGGAGCAATCGGCGATCCGCTGAACCATTCAGCGAGCTGCAAATCTTCGCGTTCTTCACCGGCCTGTCGTCTGCGAATGGTGAGCTCTGCGTATCCAGGGGCGACTCGTGGAAATTTTTCCATAATCCCGTCGGGAGCGAGATGCTTGATTACATCAACAAACGGGCGGCCTGCGCCAATCGGGGGAAGCTGTCTGGGATCGCCAATCAGAATCAAACGATGAACACCCTTGAGTGCCTGAATAAGTGCAGCCAACATCTCCTCAGTCAGCATTGAGGCTTCATCGACTATGACTGTTCGAGCCCCGGCCTCGGCAGATTTTTCCGATAACTTGTAGCGACCTGTGGAGCCATCATATCGGTCGGGGCTGAGGAACTGAGCAACAGTGAATCCCTTCAAATTGAGGTCGCTGGTGGATTGCTCCATTCGGACACGCGCTTTCCCGGTTGGAGCCAGAAGCAGAATGTCACCTTGCGATATCTGTGGATGAGAACACAGCACTGACAGAAGAGTGGTTTTCCCTGTCCCCGCAGGTCCGATAAGAACGCTGAGGCGGGATTCGGCAAGTTCCTTAAGTGCCGCCGTCTTTTCTTCACGAGCCTTTTCCTCGAGTTCATCGGAACTACCCACACCGTGAACATCAAGATGACTGTCGAGAAGGGTCTTCCAATCGGCCTCAACAACCAATCGTTTGCCTTTGACACGTTTTTGGATGGCGGAGCGAATCACATCTCCCATTTCGGCTAAACGGGCAAGCTGCAACGCAGGATTACCATCTGCCAGAGGCGTTTCAACTATGGTTTCCTCAAACTGGTCCTTTGCGACATTGATCAAATCACCGTCGACTTCGCACCCTGGCTTGATATCCAGGTTCCGAATCGCGAGCACAACCTGGTCCTGGGGCATCAGAGAATTGCCAGCGATAGCCGCATCCTCCAGGGTTTTGACACTGAGGGCACGCACACGGCGGGCGTCTGTTCCTGCGTCCAAAGCGGTTGGCTCGGGCAAAGGGTGTATCTCCCGGATGGTCTCGTCAGGGAAAACACCACGGTCAACGGTCCAGACACTTATTGGCGTCGATGTCAGCCTGGTCGTCTCATAAAGCAAGTAGGGATTGGTCAATATGGACAGATCCGAGCAGTCGATATTCGCCTTTTTCCGTTCCTCCTGGACATATATAGTCGTCGCCTGTTCTCTGCTGATTTCAAATCGGCTTATCAGTTTCAGGAGATTGCGGCGCTCTTCGGGAAGACGGCTCCATTTCGTTTGAATGGTCGTCCCGATCCCTTTGGCCAGATCTTTAGGCAGGTGCTTTTGTGGGTCTCGGAGAACTTGGTCGACCATGGGCCAAGGATCGACATTCTCTCCGACATTGTCAGAAATCTGTCGAGCGATAAACGTCCCGAGGTCAATGCCAAAAGCGCAAAGCGCCGACGCGAGCCCTGGGCACGGCCCTCTGGCCGTCCATAGCTCTCCGACTCGTTGGTCAATCCAGGTCAAGCACTTTGCCCATGGCCCAGGCAAAACTCCAATAGCTTTCCTGAGAGATTCCGCGCAGGACAGCAAAGAAGCGATTGCTGCGTCATGGGTTACAAGCTGCGAAGCGTGTGAAAATTCAAGAAGCCGGTCATCTGGTGAAAATGCGGCGATAGACGCAGGGTCAAAGTCGGGATTGTCAGCAGCCAGTTCCAGTGCCGCATGATAAGGCAACAAGAAGCCATCTTTGAAATCGGGCCTTATGGAATGCTGCACCATGCGCTCCCAAAGCATGGACCGCAGCTTTCCTTTCAGATCCTTGGTCGAATATTGGTATTCAACTCCTAGGGACACATGCAAAACCCGACCTACGCCGACCAGGATTCTCCTAGCCCCGGCGTCTTCGACAAACGGAACCTGCTTGGCGTAAAAAAAACAGAGTGATTCCTCTGGTTTGATGTGATCACAAAAGCAATCTGAGAGGGCCTTCTGGTTCTCTATGGCTTGTATCCACTGTGTGGGGAATCCTAATTCCGGCTCCCGCTCCGACCGCACATCCAAACCATATGTTTCGCCGAGTTCATCCATCGATTCCCGCAACATCCAAGCGAATGGGACCGCAGGAGCGGAATAGGCGGGATGGCGTAAATCGGTAGGAGCGAAGTGTCCGTGACTCCCCTCGGATGTGTGCTTGTACGGGTGGTTGGCGACCCTCGTGTATTCGAATGGCGACATGAACGCGACCCGCTCAGCCACGCAACAAGGCCATTTTTCTTGAGGCAAGTCCGCAAGCGATTGACCGGCGACCGCTTCCTCGGCGATATCGTTTCTCTCCTGCCCAATCCGTTTGAGCTTGAGGCAAGCCCCGTTAAGGCGTGGATTGGCACAGACTCGTCCATCCCATCCGGAATCGTGCCAAGGCACGCGAATAGATATGTGCTTTTTCGGATACTTCATGATCCCCCCAGAGTCATTCCGCCTCATCCATAATGACCTTCAAATCGTGAAGGTGTGTCTCTACGAAACGGATGCTGGTTTGCTCGTCACCGAACGATATTGGAAGCTCATAATCCTCCGCATTGACAATCTCTTCCCTTAGCTCGGCCATTACCTCGTCGTCGGTTTTTACAAATTCATCGTATTTGGCGGCGCACAGGGGGCAAAGAGCCAGATACTGAGCTTCATGCTCCTTCGGCAGATACTTTCTGGAGAGCACTTCCTTTTTCTCGAAGTAGTGGGCTCCATCGCGCTTCCGGAAGGGCATCTCCTCTTTGCATATCTGGCAGACCATTTGGTCGGCCTCGTTCGTGTATTGGTTTCGGAGCCATGTGATCGGATCAATGGCTCCGTTGGTGGTTCGAACACTTCTTTCGCGTTTCTCGTATTCCTTATCGGGCGCGTCGGTTAGTTGCTCGCCAAGACGCTCTTGACGTCGTTCCGGGTTGGCCACTGGTCTGGTTGGAAACGTTGGGCGTTCCTTGCGGGCAGCCAAGGCGGCTTTCAATTGCTCGACCTCGTCACGATGGTTTTTCAGGAACTCGATGTCCTCAAGGCTAACTCCGAGTTCTGTCGCGTGTTCACGTTTCCGCTCATCCTCGCTCTGTTCAGCACCCTCGACTATCCCAAGACTTTCAGTAAGCTCAGTCGCGCCCAAGAACTCGTCTAAGAGTTGGTCTGTCGTTATCTCGCCCGGCTTTTCAAGTGAATCATCTTTTGTAGGGACCCATTTTGAGTTTTTCAGCCGAACAAGGATCATGGAACTGAAATATTTGCTCTGCGAGCTGTAATAAAACCACTGATACCTGGCTTTGAAAAAGCGTGCGTCCAACTCCAAATAGTCCCGCAGAAATCCCCACAACACGGATGCGGAGCTTTTTTGTTCTTCAAAATCTATGATTTCTTGGATGGCTTCCAGAAACTGCTCAAGCCCGTCCAAATCGTAATTTTCTATAGTTTCTGATCGAGTTGAATATTCCCTTTCTCCATAGGGCAAGCCTTCAGATGTCGGCAATTTTCGTGGCAGACGGGAAACTCCAAGATCATGCCAGACATCGATGTCTACATCAGACGATGTGTACTCATCATGCAGGAACCACACTTCTTGAACACCAGAAAAATACCGTAGCAGCTCTGCTGTGTTGAGATAGATCTCTGTGGGCTTTTTGAATACAGTGTCTCCGGTTGAATTGGTGGCCTTCAGAAATGGCGTTCGCCTTGCCGCCTGGATCACCTTTCTTTTTCCGGCTTCCGAGTCTGAGCCCATGGCGCGAACAATCTTTTGTATATCCGCCTGATGTTCGGAGTCTGGAACCGAGTCTCCGTCGGTTTTGGCGTATTTGGGCAGAACCCTTTCCACGATATCGTCAAAAACATCGGGTTCTGAGAGTCCCAACCGTTTGAGGAATGTACGAGCCTGATCATCGGTGACGATTGACCGGCTCACAACTGGAAAAGCGGTTTCCTCTGGTGGAGGCATAAAAGCGTTGGGAGTGGTACCGTCCGGCTTGAAAGGGGCTTCCTGGCTGCCATTGGCAAGACGAAGAATAGGCTTCGAGCGCAGAACACCGCCAGGATCACGTTCCCAACGAGGCGCTCTCCAAAGCGCCTCCTGGCCGGATAAATACCCATAAAAATCAACAAACCATTCATCGGGCTGGACAGACAAAAAGGAGTGACTGATTCTTCGGGCTAACCCGTCCGGAGTCACTTCCTCCACGTCAAGTTCGCTAATCAAGTAGGAGCGGAGGTCAGGCGTTCGGTCCTGGGTAATTTCCCCGGCAAGCCATTTTATTGTGGCTGTGGACTGAAACAACTGACCAAGCTGCACCTGGCCCAGTAGTTTTCTGAGGTCAGCACCGCGAGCGAGTTTGGCGTTCCCGGCGGACACGAATGAACCGTCATCGGCCGGGAGGAGTTCTTCTTTGATCAACGTGTTCCGAACCGACTCGACGATGGGATAAAACATGCTGTCGTCTGGAAAATCCTCGGTTCTAATCGGAAGCGCCTCGAGGAAGGATACCGAGAGCAGGCCAAGATCCTTTATCTCAGACAGAATGTCTCCGATGAGATCAGCAGTTTCTTTTACCAGCGTCTCATTCCAGTCGTCGTCTTTTGGGATGTTGTCGCGAGATGGTGTTGTCCTGTATGGCCCTTGAATGAGGAATCCGAACCTTGTGGCCTTCTCTGTGGGAAAATAAACAACCAGGGGAGAATCCTTAACTTTGACTATACGTTCGGGATTCTTTCCGGCCTTGTCTTCTGCCTCCAGCCGGAAGCTGACCTCAACACGCACAGTTTCCGAATTCCCCGGTACGGGTACCGGTCGTTCAAAAATGAGCCAGTTTTCCTCCTCGTCCTTGCCGTTGTTTTGACCGATGACGCTGACTTGTCGGGCGGGTCCTCGGGCAATTTCCTCGCGCAGATACACCCCGCCTTTTGAGGTTGGCAGCTTGTACTCAATCTCGTTGATTTTCCGGAGGAACAACAGCGTTCTGGCGCTCAGGTTGCGGAGGCGTGCGCCGATTTCTTTGCATGCGGTCTCTGGCGATATTTCCGCAGTGTTAAAGGGGAAGACAAAAAGCGTGGTCCAGGAGTTACCGGCTGGCTTGGAGGTCACCGCGTAAGGGCGCACGTAGTTCTCTATCCTGAAGCCTTCTCCGCCGGAGTGGACTTCCGGAGTAGCCGTGTAGGCGTAGACCGACTTGAAACCGATCCCGAACTTTCCAATTTGCGTCAGATCTTCGGTTTTGGTTCCTTCTCCGACACCGCACACCCCTCTGACATCCCGCTCATTGAAAAGACGGCCGTCATGGGTAACTTCCAGCCTGTCGTCGAAAAGGCTGAAGAGTATTCGGGTAGCGCCCGCATCCTCCGCATTCTGAAGAAGCTCGAAAACGAAATGGGTTCGATCTGTGTACAGTCGGCCCAGAAAGGACAGGTGGCGTGTCCCTTGACCGTACTCACGGATATTGTCCTCTCGTATCCTGTCGTAGTCAGTCGGCATTGGCGCTTCCCCCGGAAACATGAATTACACCATACGCGACCGGACCGGCGACGATATCCGCTCTCTCCAAAGCGATGTCCAGCTCTTGGATTCGCCTTGCGTAGTCCGCCTCTGCGGCGGCGATTTGCGACCGACGCATTTTTTGTATCTTCTCGTTGGTCGCTTGGCTGAGCTGTTCTTCAAGAAGAGCGATCCGCGCTCGGTGACTGGTGGATAGGCTCTCCCGCCGGTATTCGGCCAGTTCCTGGGTCTTTTGCCGGTGGCTACTTCTGGCATCGTTCCACAAGCTGTAGTGCTGGGCGTCCAAGTCGTCCCAAACTGAAGCGCCAAGGCCGTCTGGCATAGCGCCAGGACAATCCGCCGCACTCTCCAAAAGGCGACCAAGATGCTCGGTCACCATGGCGTTCGAGGCGATAGGCTTAAGCACCAAGTCCTCCCTGATGCCGTGAAAGCGCCACTGGTAAATGGCGAATTCGTAGCGCCCAATAGGTATCTCGTTCGACACTACCTCCAGATTGGTTATGACCCGTTGTTTGGTATCAAATGACAGGGCCGCCTGTTTGACCAATGGATGGAGGGGCATGATGAAGGCGGCCTCGGGATGCTGCATGGCGCAATCAGACTCGAAGGTGATGGCCAAATGCTGGCTCCCGCCCTTGAGCCAATTTTCCCATTCGCGGTAAGCAGAAGTGTTCTGCCTGGGGAGCTGCTGAAAATCCCTTAAAAGGTGGCCACGGGATTCCTGGGCCAGGCGGAGGGTCTTGAGCGGCTTTTCGCCCAGAATAAATTCCTGGTCTTTACCGCACACGCGCTGCAGGTAAAGGGTCACCACCCTGCGGAGAGAAGCCGGTGATAGCCAGAAACTCGCCGCGTCGGCAATTTCGCGGTTCATCTGCTCTTGGGGAAGGCGAATGCCAAACAGCTCCGCCTGCTTCTGCTCCAGCTCTTCCTGCTCCTGGATGAGCCGGATTTTGTTGTCGGATAGTTGCTGGAGCTTCCCATTGCGCTCCTCCTCACTCAGCTCGTAGTTCTCCGCGATGTTTTTGATCTCACGAGTGATTTCACCGAGTATTTCCTCGCTCCCTCCGAGGGCATTATTGAAGACCCCGATGCGCACCAGGCACCGCTCGTAGATATCCGCATCCACGGTTCCCGGCGTGATCAAGTTGACGATGGCGACGCTCTCGCTCTTCTGCCCATTTCTGTCGATACGGCCGATGCGCTGTTCTACCCGCATGGGATTCCAGGGAAGATCATAGTTAACGATGCAGTCGCAGAACTGATAATCGAGACCTTCGCAGCCGATTTCGGAAAACAGCAACAGGTCGAGACAGTCCTCATCCTCCTTCAGCTTCTCAAAACGGGCGCGAAGGGACACCCGATCCTCATCCGGCGTTCCCCCATGGACCAACCCGACGCGAAAACCGTCCTTGCTGAGATGGTCGAAGAGATAGCTCAGGGTATGCCGGAAGCTGCTGAACAGCATGACCTTGTTGTTCGGGAGGCTTTGCTTGTCGCGGATGATGTTGCGTAAAGCTTCGAGTTTGGGGTCGCCTGCCTCAAGGGTACGAGCCGCCTTCAGCAGATTCTGGATTTGGCTTTGGATGGGAATGATGGCCTCGTCCTCGGGGACGCCGGTGTCATCCGCTTCTTCCCAGGACAGTTCATCGAGATGGCGATTGAGGATCTCCTCAAGAAAGGGGGAAAGACCAAAGAGGCAACTGGCCGCCTGTCGCCTGATGGTGGTCATCATGAACTTCACGTTGACCCCATTGTGAATCTGGCTGAATATTTCAGCCTGGATTCTCAAAAGTTCGTCATGCAAATTCTGCTGAGCCGGAGTGAATGGCACGACGACCGTCTCGGGCTTCCTGACCGTGAAATTCCCAATGTCGCGGCGGCGGGTTCTGTTGATGATACCGGCGAAGGTGTGCATCCCCTCCGTGTCGGAGATCATCTTTATGCGTTCCTCGTGTGTTACCCCGCCCCTCAAGAGTTCAGAGCGGACCCGACCAAAATCCGGATTGTGCCTGAGTATGGCCTGGCCCCAGGGCGTGGACGCCGCCTGATCGAGAGCTTCCATCGCCAGGTTTTGCCATTCCGGCGTTTGAGACCGCATCGCCGACACCGCCTGATTGATAGACGGGTTCGGCTCAGCCATGTGCGAGAAACTCTCCTGGTCGATGATGAGATCGGGACGGAGCGTATTTAAGAGAACAAAGAGATCGTTGCTACCGAGCTGGATCGGGGTGGCCGTCAAGAAAACTACGGCTTCCGCATGATCGCAGAAAAACTTCACGGCTTTATGGCTGAATGTATCCTGGTTTCGGATGTGGTGAGCCTCATCGACAATAACCAGATCGAAGCGGGGTGGTGGATCAAGGTCGAGGATGCCTTTTTTCCGCTTCCTCTTTCCTTCGGGAGCCGAGCCGTACAGAAGCGATTCATCGAATAGGGAGTACGGTACGATGCTTTTCTGGTGTTGATCCGGCCAGACACCATCCAGATCCATCTCGTTGATGCAATACCGCAAGGTGGCACCATCAAGATGGGTAAAGCGCTCTTCGAAGCGTTTCATCTCGTTCAGCCATTTTTTCTCAGTCACCAGCGGGCGCGGGCAGACAATGAGCACTGAGCGTATCTCACGCCGCGCTTGGAGCTCGCGCAGGATGAGACCAGCTTCAATGGTTTTACCTACACCAACGCCGTCGGCAATGAGCAAGCGTGGACGATCCGACCGGATAAAGCGCAACACCGGTCTGAACTGATACGGGATGAAGTCGACACGAGCGGCGTTGAGTGAGTAGAGGGTGGATAGCCCCGGATACTTTATCTGTAGCGCGGTGAGATAGGCATGGAATTGGTCGCAGGGTAAGGCGTTTTCCTTTTCCTCACGCTGGTCTTCGGCTTGTAATTGCGATGCGTAAAACGTCTGGGTTGTCCCGTCTATGAAGACCTTGAATCGGTTCTCAGGCTTTCCAGCCAGCACGGCGACCACAGCGCCACGGCTTGATGGGTTTGATTTGGCGAAGACGATTTGCCCGGGTTCGAATTCGGCCGCATCGTTTTTCCTTTCCGGAGGCGCGGAGGGTGTCTCTGCGCTTGGGTCAGGTTGCGGCTGGGTCTCCGACGCGAGAAGGGCCGCCTTTGTTTTCCGTAAATCTTGAATCAACTTGTCATCCGCGCCGATAACAACCGCAAAACGCTGGAGGGTGTCCAGATCCCTGTATATGTCGTCAACGGGGAAGCCCTCTGTGTCCGCATGCGCCCAGTGATTACGGACCGTTTGCATTTCTTTGACGAAGTGACGGGCTTCGGAGGTCAGATCCAGGCTGTTGGAAATCTGATACCAGTTCTGGTCCAGCACCCGAAGAAGTCCAGCGAGGTCAAGGCCACCCAGTGACGTGATGTTGCGTTGCTCCAAGCGTCTTTTTTGCTGAAACGACAGGGTGTTTACGACCGCTTTGTTCCACCAGTCGTCAAACAGCGGCGGTAATACTTTTTCTAGAAATACGGCGAGCTGCCCGGCTACGTCGCTAAGATGCTTCGCAACCGCTCCGTGAACCAAGGCTTTCTCATTCATATTTCGACCCGCCTCCTGTTGAGAACACTTAAATCACATACTCCATCAGGCTTACAATTCATGCCGACTCTCCTCCATTCTCATATCGCCCCCTCAATTTGCTTCTCATGGTCGACAGAGCACCGCGTTCAAAGAACGGCAAGTCGATGGTGTCGCATACCGAACTGCAATACTGCTCGGCAAAGAGCTGCAGGTGAGCGGCGTCACGGGCCACGTCCGGATCGGATGGCAGATACTGGAGAAGCGCGTCGCTGATAAGCATCACAAACTTGCTTCTCGCCCGGGTCAGCGTCACATTGAATCGTCGTGGGCTTAGGATGAACGCATCTTCAGACGCAACAAAATCCCGGTCGGCCACCACATAACTGGAAAGGATCAGGTCGCGCTCCTGCCCCTGGAACCGGTCTACAGTGTCCACAAATGGAGGCGGGTCCATCGTCATACCGGCTGCGTCCACGAGCAGATTTCTGATGGATGCCATCTGGGCTCGGTGGGGAGTCACAATGCCGATTTTCTGCGTCCAAAACTCCTGGGCGCTTACTCCAGACTGTTGGGCGTCGACCAGCTTCTTGTACAAAAGGGTCAAAGCGGAAACGATCTGCGCCTCAAAAGGGTTCGATAACGTATAGGTGTTGGCGGAATAGCTGATCACCACCACAGGGCAAGCTGGGTCAAGAATGCGGAGAAACTCGTCGGACCATGGCAACTGTTCAGGCCAGTCGGCTGGTCTTCCATCAATATTGATGGCGAGATCCAGCTTTCTCTCGGGGAAGAACGCCTCGTATTCGTTCTTATAAAAACGCTTACAGGGCCATGCGGAAATTTCCACGTTGGTCCGGTAGTTGTGTTTAAGCTGCACCGGGGTGATGCCGTGGGTCTCCTTCATGTAAGAGAAAATGCAGTCAAACAGCCCTTGAACGCTATCCTTCATCTGGAAGCCGTAGATCGGCCCAAGCTGCCGGTCGTCACCTGCAAGGACAACAT from Thermoanaerobaculia bacterium includes the following:
- a CDS encoding ADP-ribosylglycohydrolase family protein; protein product: MMTVYPDENSTTLVRAQGCLIGQLAGDALGSLVEFQSPEEIRRSYPEGVRELADGGTWNTIAGQPTDDSEMALLLARMLIERGAYDPNAALQAYQFWLDSDPFDCGMTIATGLRGCPNPDSQANGAMMRISPLGIFGANYPLETVCDWAKQDAALTHPNPVCLQANSLFTMAIAHAIASGCEAGKLYKNIKQWAADLAVDPALMDTIQGAAEAPPADYVQQQGWVLIAFRNALWQLLNAPSFEAGVVDTVMRGGDTDTNAAICGALLGAVYGLDAIPAQWVAQVLNCRPKAGHPGVNRPRPECFWPVDALELIERLIGKQGPLS
- a CDS encoding AAA family ATPase is translated as MKYPKKHISIRVPWHDSGWDGRVCANPRLNGACLKLKRIGQERNDIAEEAVAGQSLADLPQEKWPCCVAERVAFMSPFEYTRVANHPYKHTSEGSHGHFAPTDLRHPAYSAPAVPFAWMLRESMDELGETYGLDVRSEREPELGFPTQWIQAIENQKALSDCFCDHIKPEESLCFFYAKQVPFVEDAGARRILVGVGRVLHVSLGVEYQYSTKDLKGKLRSMLWERMVQHSIRPDFKDGFLLPYHAALELAADNPDFDPASIAAFSPDDRLLEFSHASQLVTHDAAIASLLSCAESLRKAIGVLPGPWAKCLTWIDQRVGELWTARGPCPGLASALCAFGIDLGTFIARQISDNVGENVDPWPMVDQVLRDPQKHLPKDLAKGIGTTIQTKWSRLPEERRNLLKLISRFEISREQATTIYVQEERKKANIDCSDLSILTNPYLLYETTRLTSTPISVWTVDRGVFPDETIREIHPLPEPTALDAGTDARRVRALSVKTLEDAAIAGNSLMPQDQVVLAIRNLDIKPGCEVDGDLINVAKDQFEETIVETPLADGNPALQLARLAEMGDVIRSAIQKRVKGKRLVVEADWKTLLDSHLDVHGVGSSDELEEKAREEKTAALKELAESRLSVLIGPAGTGKTTLLSVLCSHPQISQGDILLLAPTGKARVRMEQSTSDLNLKGFTVAQFLSPDRYDGSTGRYKLSEKSAEAGARTVIVDEASMLTEEMLAALIQALKGVHRLILIGDPRQLPPIGAGRPFVDVIKHLAPDGIMEKFPRVAPGYAELTIRRRQAGEEREDLQLAEWFSGSPIAPGEDDVFDKVVKSGKSKHVRFVQWDSSDELRENLVSVLVDELGLDGPDDILKFDESLGGKDWNGMRFFNFGSAEQSEGWQILSPVRSGAHGVPDINRLIHKQFRQELIDASRVARWRKYPKPMGPEEIVYGDKVINLANTDPKMPWNRHRKVYPEKDNPYIANGEIGMAVGFFWKKGLPDLRWKLEVEFSSQPNFKYDFTAKDFGEEANPVLELAYALTVHKSQGSEFGTVILVMPNPCRLLSRELLYTALTRQKNRVVILHQGARGDLRKYSSDDRSETARRLTNLFEAPSPIYIDGRFFEENLIHRTARGEMVRSKSEVIIADRLSALKVEYMYEHPLTIGSATKYPDFTIEDIESGRTFYWEHCGMLHVPSYRRRWEEKLNWYKDNGILPHEEGEGENGTLIVTSESARGGISSQDIERVIRTVILDES